The Paraflavitalea devenefica genome contains a region encoding:
- a CDS encoding DUF1599 domain-containing protein: protein MSTTNQQYDAAIQSCRDIFIKKTKDYGTAWRVLRPISIVDQIFIKAQRIRTIQEKGTQRVGDDIAGEFKGMVNYGVIGLIQLELATSAMEDLPVAEVERLYTEKIDFTKATMLDKNHDYGEAWRDMSQESFADLILMKLMRIRQILANEGKTLISEGIDANYVDIINYSVFALILIGEGKHKG from the coding sequence ATGAGTACTACCAATCAACAATACGACGCAGCTATTCAATCGTGCCGGGATATTTTTATCAAGAAGACGAAAGACTACGGCACCGCCTGGCGGGTACTGCGTCCCATCTCTATCGTAGACCAGATCTTTATCAAGGCCCAGCGTATCCGTACCATACAGGAAAAAGGCACACAACGGGTAGGGGATGATATCGCCGGCGAGTTCAAGGGCATGGTGAACTATGGCGTCATCGGGTTAATACAACTGGAATTGGCCACCAGTGCCATGGAAGACCTGCCGGTAGCTGAAGTAGAGCGGCTATACACTGAAAAGATCGACTTTACAAAGGCCACCATGCTGGATAAAAACCATGATTATGGAGAAGCCTGGCGCGACATGAGTCAGGAAAGCTTTGCCGACCTGATCCTGATGAAGCTCATGCGCATACGCCAGATATTGGCCAATGAAGGCAAAACGCTGATCAGCGAAGGCATCGACGCCAATTATGTGGATATTATTAACTACTCCGTATTTGCACTCATATTGATCGGAGAGGGAAAGCACAAAGGGTAA
- a CDS encoding sensor histidine kinase produces MKKLFLVRCFLLVCCGPAAVAQINWKDTSQPFTDIEWNNYSTTYLGEGSDRIPLIVTAIPYNGMYDHGDGDAPNTPMDMSFSGSAFRFRSQLSNRTMQLYTYDSGVVYFLTPGIFRESAAHYEFRVLQDDTLIIKPWGPVTQFTDSSFALNEFRRNMGFLGGYSTTWGHYLAAELRLQFDTSEVFARSVVYWRPTKPVLQGLFTTRELTQQLLSVSNDYRVDEAATNPARWKQYSPADLDSLTGLPRHWIVAPNPDALAFQVSARVYRKGALEYRLLRNGKLVTDWTGNKANNSYIWIDSPGPGDYVLEMRYRQQRHNVTTYPFTVEPAWYQTWAFWIILGVLKLAFVGFLIVLVKLWRQRKKTAAEQAKKERFEQGLKSVYAQLNPHFTFNALSSIQGLINNNDIRGANRYLADFASLVRHSLADSEQPSIPLQRELQTLETYLTLEKLRFNFTYEIHCADEVPVAETAIPSLLLQPLAENAVKHGVGTLQEKGLIRIAITRQGGDMVVRISDNGPGFGATQKQPGYGLKLTRDRIRLLNDMSATTPIVLNIISTPGNGATIELLFKNWLA; encoded by the coding sequence ATGAAAAAGTTATTCCTTGTACGCTGTTTCCTCCTGGTCTGTTGCGGGCCGGCCGCAGTAGCGCAGATCAACTGGAAAGATACCAGCCAGCCCTTTACGGATATAGAATGGAATAATTATTCCACCACTTACCTGGGTGAAGGCAGTGACCGCATCCCGCTGATCGTTACTGCTATTCCCTATAACGGTATGTACGATCATGGTGATGGCGATGCCCCGAATACGCCTATGGACATGAGTTTTTCCGGCTCGGCTTTTCGATTCCGCTCCCAACTGTCCAACAGGACGATGCAATTGTACACGTATGATTCCGGGGTGGTGTACTTCCTGACGCCCGGCATCTTCAGGGAGTCGGCTGCGCATTATGAGTTCAGGGTATTACAGGATGACACCCTCATTATTAAGCCCTGGGGCCCTGTGACCCAGTTTACCGACAGCAGCTTTGCGTTAAATGAGTTCCGCCGTAACATGGGTTTCCTGGGTGGTTACAGCACCACCTGGGGGCATTACCTGGCAGCAGAATTGCGCCTGCAGTTCGATACCTCCGAGGTATTTGCGAGGTCTGTTGTTTACTGGCGACCGACCAAACCCGTATTGCAGGGCCTCTTCACTACCCGTGAATTGACACAACAGTTGCTGAGCGTCTCCAATGATTACCGGGTGGACGAAGCTGCTACTAACCCGGCACGGTGGAAGCAATATTCACCTGCTGACCTGGATAGCCTTACCGGACTTCCCCGGCATTGGATCGTAGCCCCCAATCCCGATGCACTGGCTTTCCAGGTAAGCGCCCGGGTGTACCGGAAAGGGGCCCTTGAATACCGGTTGCTGCGCAATGGCAAACTGGTAACCGACTGGACCGGCAATAAAGCCAACAACAGCTATATATGGATAGACAGCCCCGGTCCCGGCGATTATGTATTGGAAATGCGTTACCGCCAGCAGCGGCACAACGTAACGACCTATCCCTTTACGGTAGAACCGGCCTGGTACCAGACCTGGGCCTTCTGGATCATACTCGGTGTGTTGAAATTGGCCTTTGTCGGCTTCCTGATCGTATTGGTCAAACTGTGGCGGCAACGGAAAAAAACGGCGGCAGAGCAGGCCAAGAAGGAACGTTTTGAACAGGGGCTGAAATCGGTGTATGCACAGCTTAATCCCCACTTCACCTTCAATGCCCTTTCCTCTATACAGGGACTGATCAATAACAATGATATCCGGGGCGCCAACCGCTACCTGGCCGACTTTGCCAGCCTGGTGCGGCATTCCCTGGCCGATAGTGAACAGCCGTCCATTCCCCTGCAGCGTGAACTGCAAACCCTGGAAACGTATCTTACACTGGAAAAGCTGCGGTTTAACTTTACTTATGAAATCCATTGTGCAGACGAGGTACCGGTGGCCGAAACAGCCATCCCTTCCCTCCTGCTGCAACCCCTGGCAGAGAATGCCGTGAAGCATGGCGTAGGTACTTTACAGGAAAAAGGACTGATCCGGATAGCCATTACCAGGCAGGGAGGTGACATGGTGGTGCGCATCAGCGACAATGGACCTGGATTTGGTGCCACCCAAAAGCAGCCAGGTTATGGCCTGAAGTTAACCAGGGACCGGATACGGCTGCTCAATGATATGTCGGCAACAACACCCATCGTCCTGAACATCATCAGCACGCCCGGTAATGGCGCTACGATTGAATTATTATTTAAAAACTGGCTGGCATGA
- a CDS encoding transglutaminase-like domain-containing protein has product MLHYRIIIIITALLWEPLLSMAQQDEAGSFSIFAAQQEKVFVSLYEKRDVKSYTSLLDTWLHRYNELPDTARKQYTRYLANAHYNLSCTYALLHRTEPALDHLAQSIRAGYGNYSHIMQDADLASIRGIPRFKTLVQPLRATSDYLYILQRGKGYNGQDNRPLPAFTYQAANDSNLVALRKGFKLDSIAGQGNDASKVLNVLHWVHELIPHDGNHENPAVKNALNMISVCRKEGRGLNCRGLATVLNECYLAMGFASRLVTCLPKDSLGTDSDCHVINMVYVPSLKKWIWADPTQDAYVMNEKGELLGIQEVRERLIRNQPLILNPTANWNHQSSTTKEYYLYNYMAKNLYILQCPVNSAYNMETPEAGKTIQYIQLNPLDYFKQKPDVTTSTRKSGTTYQYYNTNNPAAFWQLP; this is encoded by the coding sequence ATGTTACATTACAGAATTATCATTATTATAACCGCTTTACTATGGGAGCCATTATTATCCATGGCTCAACAAGACGAGGCCGGCAGTTTTAGCATCTTTGCTGCGCAGCAGGAAAAGGTATTTGTCAGCTTATATGAAAAACGAGATGTAAAAAGCTATACCAGCTTGCTGGATACCTGGCTGCACCGGTATAACGAGTTGCCTGATACTGCCAGGAAGCAGTATACCCGGTACCTGGCCAATGCTCATTATAATCTTTCCTGTACTTATGCCTTGCTGCACCGCACGGAACCGGCTCTTGATCACCTGGCGCAATCCATCAGGGCCGGCTATGGCAATTATTCACATATTATGCAGGACGCCGACCTGGCAAGCATTCGCGGGATACCCCGGTTTAAAACGCTGGTGCAGCCATTGCGGGCAACGAGTGACTATCTCTATATCTTGCAGCGGGGAAAAGGCTATAACGGGCAGGACAACCGGCCTTTGCCGGCCTTTACGTATCAGGCCGCCAATGACTCCAACCTGGTGGCCTTGCGCAAGGGATTTAAGCTTGATTCCATTGCCGGGCAAGGCAATGATGCATCCAAAGTGCTGAATGTGCTGCACTGGGTGCATGAGCTGATCCCGCATGATGGCAACCATGAGAACCCTGCGGTGAAAAATGCCCTGAATATGATCTCCGTTTGCCGGAAAGAAGGCCGGGGCTTAAATTGCAGGGGGCTGGCCACTGTGCTGAATGAGTGTTACCTCGCCATGGGTTTTGCATCGCGGCTGGTAACCTGCCTGCCCAAGGACAGCCTGGGCACAGACTCCGACTGCCATGTGATCAATATGGTGTATGTGCCCTCGCTTAAAAAGTGGATATGGGCCGATCCTACACAGGATGCGTATGTGATGAATGAAAAAGGTGAGTTGCTGGGCATACAGGAAGTAAGGGAAAGGCTTATTCGTAATCAGCCGCTGATCCTGAACCCTACGGCCAACTGGAACCACCAGTCATCAACCACCAAAGAATATTACCTGTACAACTATATGGCTAAAAACCTGTATATACTGCAATGCCCGGTGAACAGTGCTTACAATATGGAAACACCGGAAGCCGGCAAAACCATTCAATACATACAATTGAACCCGCTGGACTACTTTAAACAAAAGCCGGATGTAACCACCAGCACCCGGAAGAGCGGTACTACTTATCAATATTATAACACCAACAACCCCGCCGCCTTCTGGCAGCTCCCCTAA
- a CDS encoding LytR/AlgR family response regulator transcription factor, which translates to MNPLKAILVDDEKNNLINLEQLLKTYCPDVEVVAAAINAAEGKSAILQHRPELLFLDIQMPGKNGFELLQELNQYDFEVIFVTAHDQYAIQAVRFAAVDYLLKPVNIDELQAAVLRASARSREKRKNLQLENLIQLLQEQKEDHRIALTTMKETRFIRTTEIIRCESSNNYTIFFLAGGEKLTASRPIFEFEELLKSYGFIRCHQSHLVNRKYVKSWLKEDGGFLLLENGHQVPVSKNKKEVVAWALNQ; encoded by the coding sequence ATGAACCCGCTGAAAGCGATATTGGTAGATGATGAAAAGAATAATCTCATCAACCTGGAGCAACTGTTAAAGACTTACTGTCCGGATGTGGAGGTCGTGGCCGCGGCCATCAATGCCGCCGAAGGCAAAAGCGCCATCCTGCAACATCGGCCGGAACTGCTTTTCCTCGATATACAAATGCCGGGTAAGAATGGCTTTGAACTGTTGCAGGAACTGAACCAGTATGACTTTGAGGTGATCTTTGTAACGGCGCATGATCAGTATGCCATTCAGGCGGTGCGGTTTGCCGCGGTGGATTACCTGCTGAAGCCCGTCAACATTGATGAGCTGCAGGCGGCGGTATTGCGGGCATCGGCCCGGAGCCGGGAGAAAAGAAAGAACCTGCAACTGGAAAACCTGATCCAGCTATTACAGGAGCAGAAAGAAGACCACCGGATAGCGCTGACCACGATGAAAGAAACGCGCTTCATCCGCACTACAGAGATCATACGGTGCGAATCGTCTAACAATTATACTATCTTCTTCCTGGCAGGCGGTGAAAAACTCACCGCCTCCAGGCCTATTTTTGAATTTGAGGAACTATTAAAAAGTTATGGGTTCATACGCTGCCACCAGTCGCACCTGGTGAACCGGAAATACGTGAAAAGCTGGCTGAAAGAAGATGGTGGTTTTCTCTTGTTGGAGAATGGACACCAGGTACCGGTTTCAAAGAATAAGAAGGAAGTGGTAGCGTGGGCGTTGAATCAGTGA